Proteins found in one Labrenzia sp. VG12 genomic segment:
- a CDS encoding helix-turn-helix transcriptional regulator — MLSHDKVWAAIDALAAQNGLSPSGLARRAGLDPTAFNRSKRFAGDGRPRWPSTESLAKVLEATGEALDTFAARVGSSTLNTPERPFLVPLLSLSDLADTQSFDAHGQPAGSGWTTFQVPAASSDAFALRVSDDRFLPHYRPGDTIIVSHETPIRLGDRLVVKPFQEPVQLCFLENETPTSLNLMTIGDNSKSMRFQPSAIEWRARIIWASQ, encoded by the coding sequence TTGCTTTCGCATGACAAAGTCTGGGCAGCCATCGACGCGCTCGCGGCCCAAAACGGGCTGTCGCCATCAGGCCTTGCGCGGCGCGCGGGTCTGGATCCAACCGCATTCAACCGGTCCAAGCGCTTTGCGGGCGACGGCCGGCCACGCTGGCCATCAACGGAATCCCTTGCCAAGGTGCTCGAGGCGACCGGAGAAGCGCTCGACACCTTCGCGGCCCGGGTTGGCTCATCCACGTTGAACACTCCGGAGCGCCCGTTCCTGGTGCCCCTTCTCAGCCTGTCGGACCTGGCCGACACCCAAAGCTTCGACGCCCACGGTCAACCGGCCGGAAGCGGATGGACAACGTTTCAGGTTCCCGCGGCCTCGTCCGATGCCTTTGCACTGCGTGTCTCAGACGACCGGTTCCTGCCCCATTACAGACCTGGCGACACCATCATCGTGTCTCACGAAACGCCGATCCGGCTGGGCGACCGCCTGGTCGTGAAACCCTTTCAGGAGCCCGTCCAGCTCTGTTTCCTGGAAAACGAAACGCCGACATCGCTGAATCTCATGACAATCGGGGACAATTCCAAATCCATGCGATTTCAACCCTCGGCAATCGAGTGGAGAGCCCGTATCATCTGGGCAAGCCAGTGA